Within Thunnus thynnus chromosome 15, fThuThy2.1, whole genome shotgun sequence, the genomic segment TAGAGtcaaaatgtgcaataatgtTAAGTTTTCAACATCAGAGTGAGCAGCTTCACCTCTTTTCAAGCTTCTGGTTTGACCTGTTGAGTTGTTAGTGGTTTTATATCATCTTGATGCACCACCTCCTGAGGACGATTCAATGTCTTTCCTACCTCCTGGTTGAAACAGGTTCAAGGAAACAAACGGTCAATGAGCAAAGGGGTAATTTCCAGTCAATGTTCATCATTTTATCTGAAAAAATTGTGATATGATCGGTCAATTGTGGTGAAGTGATGCAAATAAGCGAAGGAATGCAAACCTGCtctgcacttacagtaacaacTGAATACATGCCTGGCAAGAATACATCATGCTGAAAGATGTATGCAATTTACtgaaacatgttgacatgtttatttttaaccatCAGATATCTGCTACATAattatgattataaaaaaacagaaatggtaTTTCATTACAGATATTCTaagaaatgtgcaaaataattattgtattgtttattttaaaatgacagttaCCAAAACTGtggtaaaaaattaaaacaaagctacaataacatttttaaatacatgaatgcataatctgcaaatataaaaaggaagaaaatgatcCTAATTTGTCATccagacattaaaaaatacataattttcaAGAACTAAAGGATGTAAAAAAGTCTGATAAATGTGTTCTCGCcactttccacatcacattaGCTATGCATTTATGTGTATGGAAAGAGCATTTGTAACCATACTGGCTTCAAATATGAAGCTATCAACAAAAACTTGAGCTTAATTGACAAACCTCAAGAATAACAAAACTGTCCCGCAACTGGTACCAGATTCCTAACACACTGGATTTaccataaataaaaaagaaatcaatctTATAAATGGCATGTTATTACATAATTTTGGGAGAAATTGGAAGGCTTAACTTCATCTCATAGCCAAAGATTCAAGCAAATATAGGAGGAAAAATTCAGCTTTAGTTATTTATGCATCATCTAAAATGACAGCTGTCAGTTATTCCTCTACATGTACCTCTGGTACAGAAACATAATTAATCAAGAAGCTGAGATAGGCAtttaattttgctttatttggttatatttttcattttatcactCACTCTTGaaattttaattatattcaacAGTTAACTGAAATTTACCGGTCTGATAATGTCATATAATGATGaaatacaaataacagaatgttaaaaagcaaaataacagGACAATTTCAAAACAGAAGTCAGAGGAAATATAGAATTTCAAATGCAAATTCAGCTCTCTCACGCTCATGCATGTATCAGAtaacaaaatgaacattttcaaaaGGGACAACAATTTCAGAAAAGTGCACAATTATTGATGATCAGAAGCTCGTCTCATTATCTTTTGCTCAAATCTTCAGAGGGTTAACCCAAGCAAATTATTGTTTACCTCCTGCTACTTTCATGTTGGTCATATTTGCTGAgttcatgaatattttattgctGTTCAAATTTTGAGATTCTTTGTTACATTAAATTACTTCAGGTAAGTAATGCGGGAAACTGATGAATAAGTTGTTTCATGAATTACATGTTAAATAAGTTTCACTCTAGCCGACACCGAGCTTTCTTTATCCTCGAAAATGCAGCCCTGATGGGAAATCAACGCTGCTGATGTGCTAACTTCCTTCTTCAAGATATTCCAAATATGCAGACTTTGCCTTTTCAATTAGGTCagtcagtgtttctgtcaaagGGAGAGTCATTCTGTATCCGCACAGATGTCCCATTCCTGAGACAAAGGAGACAAGAAACCTTCACGCAACATGAAGAAAATGCATCACCAATTATTGTGTGACCGAGTCATGTCCTCCGTATTCTTGCAGGAATTGacaagtctttttttatttttatcacaacATGACGTGTGTGACTTGTAACATCACTTCATGTGGATTTCTAGATGATCTGCATATACCACATCTCTATGTACTTCACTTATGAGTGATTTTTCTTActctttttttactctttactcTTCCCTGATGGGGAAATTCATCAACTTATTTTTAACCAGCTTTGTGCGACAATCAGTTCATTATAACTGTATTTCCTTAAAGGCAAAAAAGgataatggaagaaaaaaatgttttaggtCTTGTTAAATTAAAGTGACAGCTCTTGCAAAAAGAGCTTGATCACAATGCAAATCCCCATAATTTCTACAGCATATTGGATATCTTTTTGACAACATGATAACACATATGTGTGTAGATGCTGGATCATCTCTTACTTAAAGGTTTAGATTGACTTCATATATAAAAAGGGCTAGAAAAAGTCATTAAGTGACAGTTGCAGAGATCTTTCAACTCAAACTGCAATGTGAAACTTTCATAATTTGACcagctttgtgttttcttttgttgacTACGACaagaaaacagaaagcaaaaagaaataaaaggtaCTACAAACCTTTTGTCTCttcctttgaagaatgaagaagGAAGTATCAGCAGTGTTGACTTCCCATCATCTTCTGTTTTGAATTGTTACTGTTGCTATTTGTATTGTGTCGTTATATGACATGATGAGGCCAGTAAACTGCAAGTAACTGTCTgatataattaacattttcagtATGACttacaacattaaaaatatcactAAATAAAGCTAAATTAAATGCCTATCTCAGCTTCTTGATTAATTATGTGTATGTAACAGAGGAATGTGTAGAGGAATAACTGACAGTAGACATTTAAGATGATGCGTTAATAGCTAAAGCTGGATTTTTACTCTCATTTTTGCTTGAATCTGTGGCTATGAGCTGAAATTGAGTCTTTCCCTTTCCCCCCAAGTTATGTATTAACATGCTATTTGTAAGGTTGATTTCTTTTTTGGTTATGCTAAACCCAGGTTGCTAGTAATCTGGTACCAGTTGTGGGACAGTTTTGTTATTCTTGAGGTTTGTCAATTAAATTTGAGTAAATTACTTTAGATAAGTAATGCAGGAAACTGATGAATAAGTTTTGCTTTAGCCAAGCCTACTTTATTCTCTAACATGCAGCCCTGATGGGAAGACAACACTGCTGATAATTCTTTTCTTGTCATAGTCAACAGTAGAAAACGCCAAGCTGGTCAAATTATGAAAGTTTCACATTGCAGAACTGAAAGATCTCTGCAACTGTCGCTTAACTTTTTCTAGCCCTTTTTTATATATGAAGTCAATCTAAACTTTAAAGTAAAAGATGATCCAGCGtctacacacatatatgtaatCATGTTGTCAAAAAGATATCCAATATACTGTAGAAAGTACGAGGATTTGCATTGTGAGCGTGATGATTAATTATGTGTCCATAATAGAGGAATGTGTAGAGGAATAACTGACAGTTGTCATTTTAGATAATGCATAAATAGCtaaagctgatttttttcctcttatttttacttgaatctgtggcttttttgtttattttgaaccCAGTGTGTTAGGAATCTCCACCAGTTGTGGGACAGTTTTGTTGATAGCTTCATATTTGAAGCCAGTATGGTTACAAATGCTCTTTCCGTACACATAAACGCATAGAtaatgtgatgtggaaagtgGCCAGACTTTTTTATGTCCTTTAGttctttaaaattgtttttattattattattattttatatatttttaatgtctggctcaacaaattattttcttcctcttattTGCATATTATGCATTAATGTATTGAATAGATTCAAATGATACATTTCTTACACTGTAATTTTCCTGAagctttgttttaattttttcagttaccacaattaacattttaaaataaaccatacaataattattttgcacatttcttAGAATATCTGTAATGAAATgccatttctattttttataatCATAATTATGCAGCAGATATCTGAcggttaaaaataaacatgtcaacatgtttcaGTAAATTGCATACGTCTTTCAGCATGACGTATTCTTGTCAGGCATGGCACGTTCAGTTGTTACGGTAAGTGCCTACGACTCTGTTGGCAAAGCAGGTTTGCATTCCTTCTCTCAAGACCTCACCACAATCAACTGatcatgtcacatttttttcagctaAAATTATGTACATGACTGGGAATTACCATTTTCCCCCACTTGTTTCCTTGAACCTGTTTCAACCAGGAGATAAACAAATGAACGTCCTCGGGAGGTGGTGCAtcataatgatataaaaacacacgTTGCATGAGTTGAACTAGAAGCTTGAAAAGAGGTGAAGCTGCACACACCGATGTTGAAGCCTTAACATTATTGCATATTTTGACTCCAGATTGGTGAGTATGTGCTTATTTTTATGCTTATTTGATTGTGATTGTTTAATAGATTATTTGTTGATTGTCAGATTTTCATCtcaaagataaatgaaaataaattggtCAACCAAAGTTACAGCCGACGGTCACAAATACTGAATTTTTCATCAATTAGACCcattaatattttaacttttctgtttcttcctctgtaGATATCTCTTGATTATTGTGCAAGAAATAAATTGGACAGGTAAGAATTCATCTGGTTTCTTTTATTAAGATCCAATTTGTCCTAGAAAGAAAATCTTGAGTAAATAATTCTGCCTCTTTATCAATTTGTTTCACAGAATGCATTACATTGCCCTCTTCGTTCTGCTCACAGCCTCTGTCTTGGCTGATAGTAAGTGgatatttaaaattaattcataaaaaaaataagcatatTCTCCTTTGAAGATGctcagatacagtatgtttgtaatCTATTGTCACCCATTAATAGGCACACAGTGCTCAGCTAAGAAAACAGATACTCATTAGactttttgtttcatgtttgtatctCTTATCTTTGCAGACGCACCTCAGTACTACTCCTTCTCCCCAGCAGTGGGGTCAGGAAGTGGCAGCGCATACAGTCTCACTGGAGAGGGACGGATCACAGCTGTCCGAGTCTGGGAGGCCTACAACAACTACATCTATGGGTGAATATCAAATATTTGAATCTTGTTTTGTCATACACAAAATGGACCGATCTGGATAATGCTAATCACataatgactttgttttatgtAGTATTTGCTCTGTGGCAAAACATATACTAAATGGTacaatattttgttgttatatGAGTTGAACTAGAGCAATATATGACTTCTTCCTTGTCATATATTTGTCAATTTCCCTTTCATCAGCTTCCAGTTCCGCTACGGCTTCATCTGGTCCGCTGTTGTTGGCTTTCGATCTGGCACCCCCCAAGAGATGGAGTTATATGAGGGTGAAGCCATCATCCAGATCTCTGGAAAATACGCTCACTATGTGCAGTGGGTAGTGTTCACCACTAACAGAGGTCGCATGATGGTTGTGGGCCAACCCACTGGCCATTCCTTCAACATGTATCCTGCCCACAAGGAGGCCGAGCTGCGTTTCATCAGCGGCAGAGTTCACGGAGCCATCACCTCCATTGGAGCCCACTGGGCTGTAGTTCATCCAGCTGCAAACAGCACCACCGAGCActgaggaggagagcagaggagagtagtTTCTATTATTGCTATTCATTTCCAGAATTTCAGCCTAAACTCTATGACAATCACAGTTTATTTCAGGATTGTAGTTTTCTCTTCTGTGGTGCATATCTGTAAGTTTTCActattttagattatttttcactatttttacatCATGACTGAACTGTCTCCAGCTGAGTTGCTGATCATAATTATTATGCTGTGTTgctgaaaacatctttttttttattaaatctgaTTATCTTCACTAGAAtctttttatgtgtctgtgtcaaGATTTTAAACAACCAAACTGAACATCAGAGGGCATTTTTAAGTGATTTATACCATATTAAAACTTTGGCTGTCATGCACATCTTGTCTTGGTAATTTTTATGTGCAATTCAAAAGAATAACATGTAGAAGAAAATACTTTCATGTAATCATGTACTATGTGACTACTTCATAAGTGAAGCATAAATCTAGGGTCAACATCTCTCTCGTATAACTTTAAATTCaagagaaactgttttttttctgtacttaTGCATTTGTACACATCATGCTCTTGCCTTTGTTTGAAAGACATGCatattttgcacattaaaaCTGTTCACTTAATCATTCTGTTTACTACTGTGTTTCTCAAAGCCATTGCTGGAATTGTCTGtactgttttaaataaaatcaaatgttgaGCTTTTGAacttttattattgtgtttttcccATGAAGACAGCCAACACAGTCACCAAtctttccagaaaaaaaatcaatcctAACACTATTTGTATTCTGATTAATTTATCATggtcataataataaagatgcaTGTGACAGTGCAATATTTGGGCAGTAGTGTATTGATTTGCTACTGGGCTGATCTGAGGACATAACATATCCAGgcatttgtttttcctctgggATACACTTATTTTGTTGcactaaataaaatgttgaattatgaTCAATTTTAAGGCTTCATGTGCTTTTTCTGTAGCAACTGTGACTTGAGAGAAGAATATGAGGTAATGTAGACTTTCTGTTGTAAATTTATAGTCTCTAAGCCCAaactgagataaccctgatgagttggttatttttcagtatttggAGAGCTTCAAAGCTacagaggacattatacaactgctTTCAGAGGCTGAGTAGTGCCTCTCATGATGAGAAAACTGactttcatgtgtaaaattggtggcgTGCTCCCTTAATGAAGTGTTTTCTAGATGCAGGACACCTTTGCAACTGTAAAACATTGCATTTGACTTTGCTTGTAGTGCAACAATAATTACTATTATcacaattatatattatttcagcCAAGACTTCAATATTACAGCATAGTTGTTATTTGTGTGTCatgctttttttaaagcttttcttgGATGCGCCTGCAAAACCCTACACACATATGTCTCACATTGTTGCTTTTGACAAAACTGCAAAATATGGTTTTAAAACGGCCAAAGAATATCATGTGTTACAGAGATGTAGGTTAGTTTGTGGTTTGTAGTTAGTTGTTTTAATGACTTCCTCATCTTTAATACAAACTGCACAGTAATAATTACACgttcttttcttttataataGCCACTTATTCACTACATGTCTattatgtgtttctgttggagcggattttacttttcatttctgtcgtttgttttgtgaatatttttcccGCTAATCTATTTTTAGCATGTTGGAATTTATAAATCATATCATGCATCTCCTCCAAAAATTTATTATGACAGATATGAAGATGAAGCACAACCAAACACAGGGTCACGCACATACAagacacacatttactgtacatactgtttACTTTTCAGGAAGACATGTCAGGGAAACCCCTCAGACAGGCTGAACgaggaagaaacaaagaagaagaccAAGAAACACTTCAGCATGCATAACGACAGCCAAACCTGTGTGAGCGGATACAtcttacatacaacatacaagaAATAGACTGCGAAGGGACAGACAGACTTCCTCATATCACATCATTCTTGGATATCAGGAAGGAAGATGTGAGACTCAAATACCATGACACACATGTGGGGCAGACTGGGACAGGCAGAGTGAGGCAGACAGGCAATACCTGTACCTGTGCACATGTCTTTCACTATCTGGAGGCTCTGTAGCCTGAAGCGACTTCCTGACGCTAAActtctattttcactttaatgtAATAACCACATGATCTAGGTCAGTGGATTTTGTTTTTGGCACAGCTGATAGTTCAACTAGCTTGGCCTACATCGACACACATCATTGATGTCACAGAATAAACAGTGTTTACAGACAGGAAGGAAAGTTGCATGTTCAATTAACACATTGTATAAATCATCTGTCCTTTCTTCAGACTTGTTTCTTGTGTTGaaatttctctgtttaattaACATACCAAAGAGGATTTGCAAGTCTTTACTGAAGCTCTAAGTTCAAAGACCTGATAATTATGGTACGCACCTTTAGACACAGTCATTTTACAAATAAGCTACTGTTTTATTGCTTGCACCAGTGGAGTGGAAAAAGAATGAACATCCTCAAAGCTGAATATTAATGTGGGGAAGCACAAATCAGTGCACAAAGAGATAATTAATTTAACAGAATATTACAGTGTGGTAGCCATATTGCACAAAGTCCCTGCAGAACATTACTTAACAGAGAATAATAAACATTACCGTAGATGATACAGTGATTTCCTATAGCCAACCATGCAGGTGAATATCTCTGACTAACATCCAACTAGACCTCTCGAGTTTTACGTTTTGGAAAATACTATTACTTGCTTTCTTACTGAGAGTTACAtcaatatgaagctggagccaggagatTGTTAGCTTAGATTAGCATAAACAATTGAAACAAAGGGGAAACAACTACCCTGACTttgttcaaatgtaaaaaaaataatcataaaaaaataaaaaaaagctcactAATGCACGTgttacatcttgtttttttaaatctgtacaaAACCTGAGGAAGAAAAGTTGTGGTCACACTACTTTTTGGCTGcaatttgtaatttttacacTTCGAACTTTGtttgaattaaacaaacaagacataacatgtgagctttaaaggtccagtgtgtagaatttagggGTATTCAGGTAttgaggggtattcagttgggtATTCAGTTCACCACTAGATGCAAGAAGGGtctatctgcagtcttgcaCTCCTACACAACACATCCACCTTACTACATGTACTAAAGAGGATATGTCGAATAGATACTGCGTGTGTGCAGATAAACCTATTtcctagatgccactaaatcctacacactggtcctttaaaggcCCTGAAATCCTATTTTCTCAGTCAGCCTTTACTATTAGTGACGGTGTCTGACATGAACACTGCCAAAGTTAGAatagttttggttatttcataTGAGAGGTttctgcatttctgttttttgtccttGCTTTCTCACAGGGTTTAGTTAGAAAAAGGTGATATCACAGACATCAACGCGCCAATCAGAGTTTAGCAACATCtcaatcaaaatgtgatgacagttgTGTGGTTGATTGCTCATGTTGCCAGACCACTATCAGTCAAATCTGATGAAACCACACCTACACATTCttgatgaagcagattagctgCATTGTTGAAACTAATAATAACTAAGGatgtttttccacaattttaaCTTTGATTGATGCTTACTAAGCTATTAAGATTTGTATGTTAAAGAAAAATACTtcagtttgaaataaagttTTCAGGAACTGTAAAAGTGTTGACAGGtagtgtttttctcttttctttctttctttctttctttcttttttttttttttttttacctctgaaCAGCGCCGGGCTACCTGTTTCCTCCTAATGAtgatgtaaagcactttgagtttaTTCGTAATTAAATTGAGTAGGTTATCAAATTGTGTTACCCTGTCTTACCTAGATATAGGCTGGGAATGGGCTTGTGGACCTTATGATAGTGATTTCCCAT encodes:
- the LOC137198126 gene encoding zymogen granule membrane protein 16-like; translated protein: MHYIALFVLLTASVLADNAPQYYSFSPAVGSGSGSAYSLTGEGRITAVRVWEAYNNYIYGFQFRYGFIWSAVVGFRSGTPQEMELYEGEAIIQISGKYAHYVQWVVFTTNRGRMMVVGQPTGHSFNMYPAHKEAELRFISGRVHGAITSIGAHWAVVHPAANSTTEH